In a genomic window of Plasmodium malariae genome assembly, chromosome: 4:
- the PmUG01_04018100 gene encoding mitochondrial ribosomal protein L13 precursor, putative translates to MIRRSVLRLAGYPKASFHEQNINPFSNVQWKSQPFLKKNMPKTDLFAEEHISKNAISVFDKEKGNWFVIDAYNKSVGSLSVCISKLLQGKYRVDYNSNRVNSSSVIVVNAIHVKFYGHTWDTKIYKFPRKSYSKGHKILTCKTVFARNPSMILNLAVKRMLPNNRLRQIFYRKLFVYPGALHPHWGIPQVIIPKKKEDKDSEQSNVKSFTIV, encoded by the exons ATGATAAGAAGAAGTGTGCTCAGATTGGCCGGGTATCCCAAGGCCTCTTTTCATGAACAGAATATAAACCCATTTTCAAATGTACAATG GAAAAGTCAGCCCTTCCTGAAGAAGAACATGCCGAAGACAGACTTATTTGCAGAAGAGCACATTTCGAAAAATGCGATAAGTGTATTTGATAAGGAGAAAGGGAACTGGTTCGTTATTGatgcatataataaaagcGTTGGTAGTTTAAGTGTGTGTATTAGCAAGTTATTACAAGGGAAATATAGAGTCGACTACAACTCGAATAGAGTTAATAGTAGTAGTGTAATTGTAGTTAATGCTATTCATGTGAAATTTTATGGACATACATGGGacacaaaaatttataaatttccaAGAAAGAGTTATTCAAAAGGTcacaaaatattaacatgCAAGACTGTTTTTGCAAGAAATCCATCTATGATTTTAAATTTAGCTGTTAAACGAATGTTACCAAATAATAGACTAAGGCAAATTTTTTATCGTAAACTTTTTGTTTACCCAGGTGCACTACACCCTCATTGGGGAATACCCCAAGTTATAATtcccaaaaaaaaagaagacaaAGATTCTGAACAAAGCAATGTAAAATCCTTTACAATTGTGTAA
- the PmUG01_04018000 gene encoding conserved Plasmodium protein, unknown function yields MNDQDELGNNPVVECCEDDEINRGVRSTVVKPAHMESCCNKVRVEYDINLNTSKSAILKEEVPWNNYEGEVDKVILCLVNNSNEKEENQQGRSDKQRIYEYNCNNYEQFMSFVRCDKKSEDYNEALSNLYDDKTSNCLSSVDGEELDASYVRRIRIGSTDDRDLKTKGNFKSDSNDKKDNSSNIDKKDISSNIDKKDNSSNIDKKDNSSNIDKKDNSSNIDKKDNSSNIDKKDNSSNIDKKDNSSNIDKKDISSNIDKKDNSSNIDKKDNSSNTDKKDNSSNIDKKDISSNIDKKDNSSNIDKKDNSSNIDKKDNSSNVNDFPFVKNNDVFEPNVGASNHTTHKEGIGATSRQISSDNEGDTTNSVGRKKKYNTSSFYEEKKKHNIKEDKGKKLKNKFFKFENFCHIRKKNVVKFNIKYNKILNSMIDSMFSYPYNIYFDESNYRSEKNDVNNVCSKKEGLHRNGVNSFFSTVYVDKGKNDNSNCSSMNGRMTAIPCDDRKNGQHYTSGFCNAMNHSYMNINSYRRDQNSGNVLSYSHNGGNTKCGRIDNLTNHSVYTLNVSEQGGGTSCGIHCGCICSSRCRSNVCNTISTGDIHKMNGLYPCEQRQLGQSVQCGPQLCHYKGQLDARFESGERTGSAKKFSSYADRGSYSKKDRFIEKRIFNYTGSVSTNFTSISQNACAYYTHDVASHSVHSNTNRNDNDSNGNSNSNSNGNSNSNSNGNSNSNSNSNSNSSGNSNSNSSGNSNSNSIGSSSNRAQEKGKHGHASNETNAHFNVDKVKIRIQQLQNKIKANLDELNTNNQRKEREENTLGHNRYKVNFSLEKERTKRGINMHVNKEKGYTFSHYNNMKYIFYFNHLNEQDYKVCLTNPTEKMHNSGEYICKSIFKFFKNYSSLSLLCLSVNDDKELFSRLFSPYSKLFHLEGNGNMFIKSLCSEKRARSYGPLLCGINKRNSYQMDKMEKIYFYYKCREFINHLHKICTCSDMLVDAYITCGYNYNVISSLHLKKDYSYLRNFEENHIKDYNICSENYVPFLEKFGLNYEQSGKVSSKNKHKQDFVNLHNGVLNHTIKNHDCGITHNCKQAQKEESIKEENQISTDSAAAAAAAASSIATSVGTTNIRCATDIVITTRSCEDQWGYCCHCNDSGCACVCVHKIKEKNEHIKGKTVLQRGREKAIKENIKSGIHSDLQRGFQRGTCQTLSENEIMKKKIFEQNKIKKFCRYEREIKKNLSRKNDRNSCKILFMRKIRKITRNLCKLSSVKYRIFLSHELFRMFFKKKKKKRKKGEEKVEDKCGENEDDKKEVKMERHGEEPNQGKSSNAQRKPLKIILHRKINNFKHKKIKNHFTSEESFVELKKSDVPMEPEQVEKQVDTTALIRKRVNEDIEKLKSFKRKKLGQHNKRRYYEIKGANGKADGKADGKADDSAHEVYPKKRLQGTHNTNMKKRERIIDSSEKSGYIPDGMKNEGKYEVCEINSSLHIMAQVGDVENKEKHIEHIKYMERGKYNGREKCNEQGKYDKHLGCNKRKKHSERIKVDEEVVSQTKENKKLRYVYLKGYLDVYLNEQRSVHFEKGNIFFKVSSHKDFNIDVNLNFDETFTRILFNKILAHCIEEVQIRKVPYWVRGAERGGDDSGDSSGVSNGNNSESSRCHRRISNRCSGKGGTSEDRSKKCFTKIDPSSYNQNRDTCIKKNGLYNRYNLNKDEMITLFQILYLNFYKCYSKLNFNSLLGIYYNSPCTFPEKDDAKVVNIDKNLFCEKVYDDKLFYYNIFLRKYGIIKEKEKEVAVEVAVLYQPQHFFDDFNEDLILAIISYLNNHLGKLSILDLIYEEYMHWGYLTGRHSTSEYSDHSHVDGGKSYTCRYIGSYLDTGCDDDEPLNPDDRYFNIIMNYFNNVIIPICDNSTF; encoded by the coding sequence atgaatgatCAGGATGAATTAGGAAATAATCCTGTGGTTGAATGTTGTGAAGATGACGAAATAAATAGAGGAGTAAGAAGTACTGTGGTAAAACCAGCTCACATGGAATCTTGTTGTAACAAGGTAAGAGTTGAATACgacattaatttaaatacatCAAAGTCAGCTATTTTAAAAGAGGAGGTACCCTGGAATAACTACGAAGGGGAAGTGGACAAGGTCATTTTGTGCCTCGTTAATAATTCAAACGAGAAGGAAGAAAATCAACAAGGAAGGAGTGATAAACAACGCATTTATGAGTATAATTGcaataattatgaacagttcatGTCATTTGTAAGATGTGATAAAAAGAGCGAAGATTATAATGAGGCACTAAGTAATTTGTATGATGACAAAACGTCAAACTGTCTGAGTTCCGTTGATGGGGAAGAGTTGGATGCTTCATATGTGAGGAGAATAAGAATAGGAAGTACCGATGATAGAGACTTGAAGACTAaaggaaattttaaaagtgaTAGTAATgacaaaaaagataatagtagtaatattgacaaaaaagatattagtagtaatattgacaaaaaagataatagtagtaatattgacaaaaaagataatagtagtaatattgacaaaaaagataatagtagtaatattgacaaaaaagataatagtagtaatattgacaaaaaagataatagtagtaatattgacaaaaaagataatagtagtaatattgacaaaaaagatattagtagtaatattgacaaaaaagataatagtagtaatattgacaaaaaagataatagtagtaatactgacaaaaaagataatagtagtaatattgacaaaaaagatattagtagtaatattgacaaaaaagataatagtagtaatattgacaaaaaagataatagtagtaatattgacaaaaaagataatagtagtaatgtAAATGATTTCCCCTTTGTGAAGAACAACGACGTTTTTGAGCCTAATGTTGGAGCCTCAAACCATACCACACATAAGGAAGGGATCGGAGCTACAAGTAGACAAATTAGTAGTGATAATGAAGGAGATACTACAAATAGTGTgggtagaaaaaaaaaatataatacctCCTCTTTTTatgaagagaaaaagaaacataatataaaagaagacAAGGGAAAAAagctaaaaaataaattttttaaatttgaaaatttctgtcatataagaaaaaagaatgtcGTTAAgtttaacataaaatataataaaattttaaattcaaTGATAGATAGTATGTTTAGTTAcccatataatatttattttgatgaATCAAATTATAGGagtgaaaaaaatgatgtaAATAATGTTTGCAGCAAAAAGGAAGGATTGCATAGGAACGGTGTTaactcctttttttctaCCGTATATGTTGATAAAGGTAAAAATGATAACAGTAATTGCAGTTCCATGAACGGAAGGATGACAGCGATACCGTGTGATGACCGTAAAAATGGACAGCATTATACTAGCGGTTTTTGTAACGCTATGAATCACTCCtacatgaatataaattCCTATCGCAGAGATCAGAACAGTGGCAATGTGCTGAGTTATTCACATAACGGTGGTAATACCAAGTGTGGGAGGATTGATAACCTTACGAATCATTCCGTATACACGTTAAACGTTTCAGAGCAGGGTGGAGGCACTAGCTGTGGCATACACTGTGGCTGTATATGCAGTAGTAGGTGTCGAAGTAACGTGTGTAATACCATCAGCACAGGggatatacataaaatgaaTGGTTTATATCCCTGTGAACAGAGGCAGCTAGGGCAGTCCGTACAGTGTGGACCCCAGTTGTGCCATTACAAAGGTCAACTGGATGCGAGATTCGAATCAGGGGAAAGGACAGGAAGTGCAAAAAAGTTTTCATCCTATGCCGATAGAGGATCTTATTCAAAAAAGGACAGATTTATTGAGAAACGAATATTCAATTATACTGGTAGTGTGTCAACAAATTTTACGAGTATCAGTCAAAATGCATGCGCATATTACACTCATGATGTAGCGTCCCACAGCGTGCATAGTAATACTAACagaaatgataatgatagcaatggtaatagtaatagtaatagcaatggtaatagtaatagtaatagcaatggtaatagtaatagtaatagtaatagtaatagtaatagcagtggtaacagtaatagtaatagcagtggtaacagtaatagtaatagcatTGGCAGTAGCAGCAATAGAGCACAGGAGAAGGGAAAGCATGGCCATGCCAGCAACGAAACAAACGCGCACTTTAACGTTGATAAGGTAAAAATCCGAATCCAGCAACtgcaaaacaaaattaaagcTAATTTAGACGAACTGAACACGAATAATCAGAGGAAAGAGAGAGAAGAGAATACATTAGGCCATAATAGGTACAAAGTAAATTTTTCGTTAGAAAAGGAAAGAACAAAAAGAGGTATTAATATGCAtgtaaataaagaaaagggTTACACCTTTTCTCATTacaataatatgaaatatattttttatttcaaccATTTAAATGAACAAGATTATAAAGTTTGCCTTACAAACCCGACAGAAAAGATGCATAACTCAGGtgagtatatatgtaaatccatttttaaattttttaaaaattatagttcCCTGTCATTATTATGTTTAAGTGTTAATGATGATAAAGAACTGTTCAGTCGTTTGTTTTCCCCTTATTCCAAGTTATTTCATTTGGAGGGGAATggtaatatgtttataaagAGTCTATGTAGTGAAAAAAGAGCACGTTCATATGGACCCCTCTTGTGTGGCataaacaaaagaaatagTTATCAAATggataaaatggaaaagatttatttttattataaatgtagagaatttataaatcacttacataaaatatgcacatgtaGTGATATGTTAGTAGATGCATATATTACTTGTGGGTATAATTACAATGTCATAAGTTCTCTTCATTTAAAGAAAGATTATTCATATCTTCGTAATTTTGAAGAAAATCATATTAAAGATTACAACATATGCAGTGAGAATTATGTACCATTTTTAGAAAAGTTTGGtttaaattatgaacagtCAGGTAAAGTTAGCTCTAAAAACAAACACAAGCAagattttgtaaatttacatAACGGGGTGCTTAATCATACAATTAAGAATCATGATTGCGGGATCACACACAACTGTAAACAGGCACAAAAGGAGGAGAGTATAAAAGAGGAAAATCAAATCAGTACTGATTCTGCTGCTGCTGCTGCTGCTGCTGCTTCCAGTATTGCCACCAGTGTTGGTACTACTAACATTCGTTGTGCTACTGATATAGTAATAACTACGCGGAGTTGTGAGGACCAATGGGGCTATTGTTGCCACTGCAATGACAGTGGTTGTGCATGCGTGTgtgttcataaaataaaagaaaagaatgaaCACATCAAAGGAAAAACAGTTCTTCAAAGAGGTAGAGAAAAAGCCATCAAAGAGAACATTAAGAGTGGAATTCACAGTGACTTGCAGAGAGGCTTCCAAAGGGGCACGTGCCAAACACTAAGCGAAAacgaaataatgaaaaaaaagatttttgaacaaaataaaataaaaaagttttgtAGATATGAAagggaaattaaaaaaaacttatcCAGGAAAAATGATAGAAATAGTTGTAAGATACTCTTTATGCGTAAAATAAGGAAGATCACGAGAAATTTGTGCAAACTGTCTAGCGTTAAATATCGAATTTTCCTTTCGCATGAACTGTTCAggatgttttttaaaaagaaaaaaaaaaaaaggaaaaaaggggAAGAGAAAGTGGAGGATAAATGCGGAGAGAATGAAGATGATAAAAAGGAAGTGAAAATGGAAAGACATGGAGAGGAGCCCAATCAGGGGAAAAGCTCAAATGCGCAAAGGAAACCTTTGAAAATAATCTTACataggaaaataaataattttaaacataaaaaaataaaaaatcatttcACCTCGGAAGAGAGTTTTGTTGAACTGAAAAAAAGCGATGTGCCCATGGAGCCCGAGCAGGTCGAGAAGCAAGTGGATACCACTGCTCTTATCCGAAAAAGGGTTAACGAGGATATAGAAAAACTTAAGTCATTCAAAAGGAAGAAATTAGGACAGCACAATAAAAGGCGCTACTACGAAATTAAAGGAGCCAACGGAAAAGCGGATGGAAAAGCGGATGGAAAAGCGGATGATAGTGCACATGAAGTATATCCTAAAAAGAGGTTACAAGGTACacataatacaaatatgaaaaaaagagaaaggaTAATAGACAGTTCTGAAAAAAGTGGATATATACCGGATGGaatgaaaaatgaaggaAAATATGAGGTGTGTGAAATTAATAGCAGCTTGCACATAATGGCACAGGTCGGGGATGTAGAGAACAAAGAGAAGCATATCGAACACATTAAATACATGGAACGCGGAAAATATAATGGACGTGAAAAATGTAATGAGCAAGGAAAGTACGATAAACATCTGGGGTGTAATAAACGTAAGAAGCATTCAGAACGAATCAAAGTCGATGAAGAAGTAGTCTCCCAAACTAAagagaacaaaaaattgCGTTATGTGTATTTAAAGGGATATCTAGATGTATACTTAAATGAGCAAAGGAGTGTGCATTTTGAGaaaggaaatatattttttaaggttAGCTCACACAAGGATTTCAATATAGATGTCAATCTGAATTTTGATGAGACATTCACACGTATcctttttaacaaaatattagcTCATTGTATAGAGGAAGTACAAATAAGGAAAGTCCCATACTGGGTCAGAGGAGCGGAAAGAGGTGGGGATGATAGTGGGGATAGCAGTGGAGTTAGTAATGGAAATAATAGTGAAAGTAGTAGATGCCATAGAAGGATCAGTAACAGATGCAGTGGTAAAGGGGGCACTAGTGAGGATCGAAGCAAGAAATGCTTCACAAAAATTGATCCTTCATCATATAATCAAAATAGAGATActtgcataaaaaaaaatggccTTTATAATCGATACAACCTTAACAAAGACGAAATGATAACACTATTTCAAATTTtgtatttgaatttttataaatgctATTCCAAGTTAAATTTTAACTCACTGCTAGGGATCTACTACAATAGTCCTTGTACATTTCCAGAAAAAGATGATGCAAAAGTTGtaaatatagataaaaatttattttgtgaGAAGGTGTATgatgataaattattttattataatatttttttaaggaaatatggcataataaaagaaaaggaaaaagaagtaGCAGTAGAAGTAGCAGTATTATACCAACCGCAACATTTTTTTGATGATTTTAATGAAGACTTAATATTAGCAATCATTTCGTATTTAAACAATCATTTGGGAAAGTTGTCTATTTTGGACCTAATATATGAAGAATATATGCATTGGGGGTATTTGACGGGGAGGCATTCTACCTCAGAATATTCTGACCATAGTCATGTCGACGGAGGTAAAAGCTACACTTGTCGTTATATTGGTAGTTACCTAGACACTGGATGTGATGATGATGAGCCCTTAAATCCTGATGATAGATATTTCAAcataattatgaattattttaataacgTAATTATTCCGATATGTGACAACTCCACTTTTTAA
- the SEC31 gene encoding protein transport protein SEC31, putative produces the protein MALKSINISGNFDWCPFEEHKNYLICFNSHNLLYSNNNNLNNYIYLLDINLNNDIRNLEIVSKLNFEEALNRESEGGKNSNGNEYITCFEWINSSNFVETENEDELSKGIIVGGLTNGDIVLLNAQNLFEGNNKNYENFILSKVNVHENSVNCLEFNRHKNHLIATGGNDGQLFITDIENIYSPTSYDPYLDKNNLQKITCLNWNKKVSHILATSSNNGNTIIWDLKIKKSAVSFRDPHNRTKTSSLCWLANQPTQILVSYDDDKNPCLQLWDLRNSNYPIKEIIGHSKGINNICFSSIDTNLLLSSGKDITKCWYLNNNNFDIFNEVNNSANNIYSKWSPFIPDMFASVTNMDTIQINSINNGNKMTSKYIPNFYKKDAGICFGFGGKICCFDNNSIDVMSAVLPDHSSSSNLSAQSYVNKNIPNSNEDNDGTAINSKGKNNLLENKYVIKCHIYPTEMELIEEADKFEKYITSGNYNEFCACKIAKSEDDHEKLTWKVLQLLCTSQRSDIVKQLGYDMNEILQKIKESIGKQPGFIFKTLVEEKNNDNLANNNMASTSNLGADNNDSRNAMIGSMNMNGMDMIGMNNNDPTLSSSPLGDNQQNFNNESFDVDPEKFFRELGEKTENEKLKETTMGIENRNNSEKVRDKERVDDEDSDETKVKEMNDEFSNEKRASINSNMSNVNNWSSGIESIIKECVLVGNIETAVELCLHKNRMADALLLSSFGGEQLWYKTKTIYINKQNDNFLRNINYILDDKLDHLVKKIDLSSWGEALSILCTYAINNSNFNALCETLAKRLQNEKFDIRAASICYLCACNFSETVEIWNNMPSTKTSLLNVLQDLVEKMTVLKMVIKYDQYNPIMNQKINQYAELLANSGRVKAAMTFLCLIQDDHSMDSLILRDRIFNSATHILSQQVKPPICPFQVVHVKPSGIMHQTQQQYHQGQPYKSTGILMGSNVISSNQSNLGSSKNLGGPAMSSPMSMQKQQKHPHQPLQSLQPHLQQKHVPPPPPSTHLGYGQMIPPNKFNAPVVSGSSINISSSFSATTNKNFPPSNPNTAKTLIGTMPPSYMSTASIPSLTAPVGAFSPSYGSVPNFSNLNTTQNIMKSEQDKQQQLTPMFTTQSYANINNKAVPNANVISPPNVTSHVTPPMNTNHINNRSNFSSNQNIATSNPLNRGTTVPSSANLMQTNNMIHPPDQFVKREECIDQSMYGVVNAPSMPSMSNLQTKNFPGSFQDGISSVGFSPQSVNPPASGANTTSPIAGALTVTPGMPVPWPIPTTTQQLGSTTQSTANENKKIQTATKEQNGVLMSRGNIENIKKTISTLLNAYTAQESIKKKAEDVSVKVHDLFEKLDNGAFNEQINENIINLVNCLNANDFKTTNRIIVDLSRNLWDGSNKAWIMGLKCIIPK, from the exons ATGGCTTTGAAGAGCATAAACATAAGCGGAAACTTCGACTGGTGCCCCTTTGAGGAGCATAAAAACTATTTGATATGCTTTAATTCGCATAATTTGCTATACTCGAATAACAATAATTtgaacaattatatatatttactagaCATAAACCTGAACAATGATATTCGAAATTTGGAGATTGTAAGTAAATTAAATTTCGAGGAGGCGTTAAATAGAGAGAGTGAAGGTGGGAAAAACTCAAACGGCaatgaatatataacatgCTTCGAATGGATAAATAGTAGCAATTTTGTGGAAACAGAGAATGAGGATGAATTAAGTAAAGGGATAATAGTAGGTGGGTTGACAAATGGTGATATAGTACTGTTAAACGCTCAAAATTTGTTTgaaggaaataataaaaattatgaaaattttatattaagtaAAGTAAATGTACATGAAAATTCAGTAAATTGTTTAGAATTTAATAGGCATAAGAATCATTTAATAGCAACAGGTGGTAATGATGGACAATTATTCATTACtgatattgaaaatatttattctccTACTTCGTACGATCCATatttagataaaaataatttacagAAAATAACTTGCCTGAACtggaataaaaaagtatCTCATATTTTGGCTACTTCATCAAATAATGGAAATACAATTATATGggatttaaaaataaaaaagtctGCAGTTAGTTTTAGAGATCCACATAATAGAACAAAAACATCTTCATTATGTTGGCTAGCTAATCAGCCTACTCAAATTTTAGTGTCATatgatgatgataaaaaTCCATGTTTACAACTTTGGGATTTAAGAAATTCTAATTATCcaattaaagaaataataggACATTCAAAAGGAATTAATAACATATGTTTTAGTAGCATTGATACAAATTTATTGTTATCCTCAGGTAAGGACATAACTAAATGTTGgtatttgaataataataattttgatatatttaatgaagtTAACAATTCAgctaataatatttactCCAAGTGGTCCCCATTTATTCCAGATATGTTTGCATCAGTTACGAATATGGATACAATACAAATTAATTCCATaaataatggaaataaaatGACAAGTAAGTATATcccaaatttttataaaaaagacgCAGGTATTTGTTTTGGCTTTGGGGGAAAAATCTGCTGCTttgataataatagtattgATGTTATGTCAGCCGTGTTACCTGATCATTCAAGTTCTTCAAATCTATCTGCACAAAgctatgtaaataaaaatattccaaATAGTAATGAAGATAACGATGGGACAGCAATAAACAGTAAGGGGAAAAACAACCTGctggaaaataaatatgtaattaaatGTCATATATATCCTACAGAAATGGAGCTAATAGAAGAGGCAGATAAATTTGAAAAGTATATTACTAGTGGTAATTACAATGAATTCTGTGCATGCAAAATTGCCAAGAGTGAAGATGACCATGAAAAGTTAACGTGGAAAGTATTGCAGTTGTTATGTACATCACAAAGATCCGACATTGTTAAGCAGTTGGGATATGATATGAATGAAATTCTTCAGAAAATTAAAGAAAGTATAGGAAAGCAACCaggttttatttttaaaacactggtggaggaaaaaaataatgacaatttggcaaataataatatggcGTCAACTAGTAATTTGGGAGCAGATAATAATGATAGCAGAAATGCGATGATAGGAAGCATGAACATGAACGGCATGGACATGATCGGTATGAACAATAATGACCCGACTCTTTCGTCCTCACCTTTAGGTGACAACCagcaaaattttaataatgaatCTTTTGATGTAGATCCCGAAAAATTTTTTAGGGAACTGGGGGAGAAGacagaaaatgaaaaattaaaagaaacgACAATGGGTAtagaaaatagaaataattcCGAAAAGGTAAGAGATAAGGAAAGAGTAGATGATGAAGATAGTGATGAAACTAAGGTTAAAGAGATGAATGATGAAttttcaaatgaaaaaagagcAAGTATAAATAGTAATATGAGCAATGTTAATAACTGGAGTTCTGGAATAGAAtctataataaaagaatgtGTATTGGTAGGAAATATTGAAACAGCTGTAGAATTATGTTTGCACAAGAACAGGATGGCAGatgctttattattatcttcaTTTGGTGGAGAACAGTTATGgtataaaacaaaaacaatatatattaacaaacagaatgataattttttaagaaatattaattacattttaGATGATAAATTAGATCATctagttaaaaaaatagatttatCATCATGGGGAGAAGCCTTATCTATTCTATGTACCTATGCGattaataattcaaattttaATGCATTATGTGAAACGTTAGCTAAAAGATTACAAAACGAAAAATTTGATATCAGAGCAGCAtctatttgttatttatgtGCATGCAATTTTTCTGAAACAGTGGAGATATGGAATAATATGCCATCAACAAAAACCTCTTTGTTGAATGTATTACAAGATCTTGTAGAAAAAATGACTGTATTAAAAATGGTTATAAAGTATGATCAGTATAATCCTATAATGAATCAGAAAATTAATCAATATGCTGAATTGTTAGCAAATTCTGGAAGAGTAAAAGCAGCAATGACTTTTCTTTGTTTAATACAGGATGATCATTCTATGGATAGTCTTATACTACGAGATAGAATTTTTAATAGTGCTACCCATATACTATCACAACAGGTAAAACCTCCTATATGCCCTTTTCAAGTTGTTCATGTAAAACCGTCTGGAATAATGCACCAAACGCAACAGCAGTACCATCAGGGACAACCCTACAAATCAACGGGCATATTAATGGGTAGCAACGTAATATCCTCCAATCAATCAAATTTGGGTTCTAGTAAAAACCTGGGGGGCCCAGCTATGTCTTCCCCAATGTCAATGCAGAAGCAGCAGAAGCATCCCCACCAACCGCTTCAATCACTTCAACCACATCTGCAGCAGAAACATGTACCGCCTCCTCCTCCCTCCACTCATTTGGGTTATGGTCAGATGATACCACCTAACAAGTTTAACGCACCCGTTGTAAGTGGTTCatctattaatatatcatcCTCCTTTTCAGCGacaacaaataaaaattttcctcCATCAAACCCCAATACTGCAAAAACTCTGATAGGTACTATGCCTCCATCATATATGTCCACTGCTAGTATTCCTTCTCTTACAGCTCCAGTTGGTGCTTTCTCACCATCCTATGGATCAGTAccaaatttttcaaatttgaATACTActcaaaatattatgaaatctGAACAAGACAAGCAACAACAGCTTACACCTATGTTTACAACACAGTCGtatgcaaatataaataataaagcaGTACCAAATGCCAATGTTATATCTCCTCCGAATGTTACTTCACATGTAACACCACCTATGAACACAAATCATATAAACAACAGATCGAACTTTTCAAGTAATCAGAATATTGCAACATCCAATCCATTAAATAGAGGCACAACAGTCCCTTCAAGTGCAAATTTAATGcaaacaaataatatgataCATCCCCCGGATCAGTTTGTGAAAAGGGAGGAGTGCATAGATCAATCTATGTATGGAGTTGTAAATGCTCCTTCCATGCCATCTATGAGTAATTTACAGACAAAAAATTTTCCGGGATCATTCCAGGATGGTATCAGCAGCGTTGGGTTCAGCCCTCAGTCCGTGAACCCCCCCGCGTCTG GCGCCAACACGACCTCTCCAATTGCGGGAGCCCTGACGGTGACCCCGGGAATGCCTGTCCCATGGCCTATACCCACGACCACTCAGCAa CTCGGGTCAACAACCCAGTCAACGgcaaatgaaaacaaaaaaatacagacagccacaaaagaacaaaatggAGTATTAATGAGTAGAggaaatattgaaaatatcaAGAAAACTATTAGTACCTTGTTAAATGCGTACACCGCCCAAGAGTCTATTAAAAAGAAGGCAGAAGACGTTTCGGTGAAGGTGCATGATCTTTTTGAAAAGTTGGACAACGGGGCTTTTAACGAACAGataaatgaaaacataataaatttagtTAATTGTTTAAATGCTAATGATTTTAAAACAACTAACAGGATAATAGTGGACCTCAGTCGCAATCTATGGGATGGCAGCAATAAAGCATG gaTTATGGGATTGAAGTGCATCATCCCAAAGTGA